A DNA window from Mytilus edulis chromosome 14, xbMytEdul2.2, whole genome shotgun sequence contains the following coding sequences:
- the LOC139502427 gene encoding funoran endo-beta-hydrolase-like, producing MLRIVGILVNLLVLVTGADYQVTIYPSYLSQGGRTHFETDRWDGHNGLDIQQNIDRCKAIATESGRWLNRDLNGNIFQNTPQDPHHHGYPDPNHFKDPSFVHNICSKYKQNLQGYGNNSDMIMEIKGLNWPHWMDTSQHGGKFPNNLDAGAEFIVLLLKSIKQCTDGIIPRYFEVINEPDAAWKYISWSTVIDFHRIVAQKLKSQFPGIKVGGPTKNTEVSGSDKNDFRVWGFSRQFLDMSLDHLDFFSFHPYNFVVVEGSNYRWEGMNEARLVAFMDTVENYAYQKKGHSVPLIISEYGLAGIRGMDENKASPFIDWAYINQHISHMFTYLNYRHVVDLAVGFLLSYESYLGQASLHYSLFHGDGSKANAAKAYQFWHHVYYSHKFLRIDSSFDNKERKISPLAMGNPDNGDIVVLLQNYDRSQARVKLNFDHHWFTPSSGISHCHYLNSHKEPVLDEWKSMHVSNGYVTVPSDGSCIFVFHAKYNFQNVHTIKETTYYGNKMIMGIKKDCSICIFSCTSCTYAASANVNIQSLGHVQYARLRIGVSLPGNSGGNPVPKTVLINNHHVTVHYQLFEPGRGHEGSRWESFEYQIPANFLTSNSNEVKVEFNQSGGYVSTVALVIGRN from the exons ATGCTTCGAATAGTAGGTATATTGGTTAATCTGTTGGTTCTTGTGACAGGGGCTGACTACCAGGTGACCATATACCCAAGTTATCTGTCACAAGGTGGCCGAACACACTTTGAGACTGACCGCTGGGATGGCCATAATGGACTTGATATTCAACAAAATATTGACCGGTGCAAGGCGATTGCTACTGAAAGTGGAAGGTGGCTTAACCGTGATTTGAATGGGAATATATTTCAGAAT ACACCTCAAGACCCTCATCACCATGGTTACCCAGACCCAAACCATTTTAAAGATCCATCTTTCGTTCATAACATATGTTCTAAGTATAAGCAAAATCTTCAAGGATATGGAAACAACTCGGACATGATCATGGAAATCAAAG GTCTCAACTGGCCACACTGGATGGACACTTCTCAACATGGCGGAAAGTTTCCCAATAATTTAGATGCAGGTGCTGAATTTATAGTTCTGCTCTTGAAGTCCATCAAACAATGCACTGATGGTATAATACCAAGGTACTTTGAAGTCATAAACGAACCAGATGCTGCTTGGAAATATATTTCATGGAGCACCGTTATTGATTTTCATAGAATAGTCGCACAGAAACTGAAAAGCCAATTTCCTGGAATTAAAGTTGGTGGACCGACTAAAAACACTGAGGTTTCAGGAAGTGACAAGAACGATTTCCGCGTATGGGGGTTTTCCCGACAGTTTCTTGACATGTCATTAGATCATCtagatttcttttcatttcacCCCTACAATTTTGTCGTGGTAGAGGGAAGTAACTACCGATGGGAAGGTATGAATGAAGCAAGACTAGTAGCATTTATGGATACAGTTGAAAATTACGCTTATCAAAAGAAAGGCCATTCCGTGCCTCTTATCATCAGCGAGTACGGTTTAGCCGGGATCAGAGGAATGGATGAAAATAAAGCAAGTCCTTTCATTGACTGGGCATATATCAATCAACACATCAGTCACATGTTCACTTATTTGAATTATCGCCACGTGGTCGACTTAGCTGTTGGATTTTTGCTTTCGTATGAATCATACTTAGGCCAAGCATCTCTACATTACAGTCTTTTCCATGGCGATGGCAGTAAAGCTAATGCGGCAAAGGCTTACCAATTTTGGCATCATGTATACTACAGTCATAAATTTTTAAGAATCGATAGTTCGTTTGATAATAAAGAGAGAAAGATTTCACCTTTAGCGATGGGAAATCCCGACAATGGTGATATTGTGGTTTTACTCCAAAATTATGACAGGTCACAAGCAAGGGTAAAGCTAAATTTCGATCATCACTGGTTTACGCCGTCTTCTGGAATTTCTCATTGCCATTATCTCAATTCGCACAAGGAACCAGTCTTGGATGAATGGAAATCTATGCATGTTTCGAATGGATATGTTACAGTTCCTTCTGACGGTAGTTGCATTTTTGTATTTCATGccaaatataattttcaaaatgttcacaCAATTAAGGAAACAACTTATTATGGAAACAAGATGATAATGGGAATAAAGAAAGATTGTTCCATTTGCATTTTCTCCTGCACATCATGCACCTATGCAGCGTCAGCAAATGTTAACATTCAATCACTAGGACATGTTCAGTACGCACGACTCAGAATCGGAGTAAGTTTGCCAGGTAATTCCGGTGGAAATCCAGTCCCTAAAACTGTTCTGATTAACAACCATCACGTGACAGTACATTACCAACTGTTTGAACCAGGTCGAGGACATGAAGGATCGAGATGGGAAAGTTTTGAATATCAAATTCCAGCCAATTTCTTAACTTCAAACTCCAATGAGGTTAAGGTTGAATTCAATCAATCAGGAGGTTATGTTTCAACAGTTGCTCTTGTGATTGGACGGAACTAA
- the LOC139503469 gene encoding uncharacterized protein yields MATSTSFICSLCQEDDETNTAVTWCPECEVFLCSDCQKHHGRSKMSKHHQVMSVHDYQNLPKSMLNIKNNCEDHNLRYELFCSFHDCACCIKCIKDKHDNCKSLVPLDEVVGNIKSTAFVSILETDFVNLIENLKTIKIFFSENLSTLEKQKTEAISRVHIMRQSINDHLDKLEESLLNDIRSEFTNLQDTIGNLKSEIDNKTDQIEEKRRDFSKMVQFSTDLQIYFGLHEVEKVLKQEEQYIQDLKSADNLREKNMIFDCFDLESTVRGTTALGKLSIDLSPEHLQLKAKGESQVHSPRNTVLSMVKPVIKQRFKMLKHSVSITGCQILPNCDVVFVDQVNMSILMFNNSGVFVKEIMTFKNMPSDICYVRQREVAVTLIDDRQIFIIDVDRNKIMRRRVVNGRCCGICTYEQMMYVIVHPNSVLALDFDLNIKHSIPIVEKSLSRIAVFGDQLYCTDTNANSVFCYSKEGEKLWSFNDEIRFPFGIDIDTNGYVYVACSSSNSIITLSQTGTKIRVIKSKDSGVNMPLAINIDRELSVLLFSNNLGESCLLSI; encoded by the coding sequence ATGGCAACGTCCACAAGTTTCATCTGTAGCTTGTGTCAAGAAGACGATGAAACCAATACAGCAGTCACGTGGTGTCCAGAATGTGAGGTATTTCTATGTTCTGATTGTCAGAAACATCATGGCCGATCCAAGATGTCAAAACATCACCAGGTCATGTCTGTACATGACTATCAAAACTTGCCTAAATCCATGCTGAATATAAAGAACAATTGTGAAGACCACAACTTACGGTATGAGCTGTTTTGCTCTTTTCATGATTGTGCCTGTTGCATAAAGTGTATAaaagacaaacatgacaattgTAAGAGTCTTGTTCCGCTTGATGAAGTTGTAGGGAATATCAAATCGACTGCTTTTGTGTCCATTCTTGAAACGGATTTTGTCAATCTCATCGAAAATCTAAAGactatcaaaatatttttctcgGAAAACCTTAGTACACTTGAAAAGCAGAAAACAGAAGCGATTAGTCGAGTCCATATCATGCGTCAGTCAATTAATGACCACTTAGACAAACTTGAAGAAAGTTTGCTTAATGATATAAGATCAGAATTCACAAATTTGCAAGATACCATTGGGAATTTGAAAAGTGAAATTGATAACAAGACTGACCAGATTGAAGAAAAACGAAGAGATTTTTCTAAAATGGTCCAATTTTCAACAGATCTTCAAATATATTTCGGTTTACATGAAGTGGAAAAGGTTTTAAAGCAAGAAGAACAGTATATACAGGATTTGAAATCTGCAGACAATCTTCGTGAGAAGAATATGATTTTCGACTGCTTTGATCTAGAGTCAACTGTAAGAGGTACAACAGCGTTAGGAAAATTGTCGATTGACTTATCACCTGAACATTTACAACTGAAAGCAAAAGGGGAAAGTCAAGTTCATTCTCCTCGAAACACAGTTCTGAGCATGGTCAAACCAGTAATAAAGCAAAGATTCAAAATGCTGAAACACTCAGTGAGCATAACTGGATGTCAGATATTACCAAACTGCGATGTTGTGTTCGTAGACCAAGTAAACATGTCTATTTTAATGTTCAATAATTCTGGTGTATTTGTCAAAGAAATAATGACTTTCAAAAATATGCCATCTGATATCTGTTATGTCAGACAAAGAGAAGTTGCTGTTACACTCATCGACGACCGACAAATTTTCATTATTGATGTAGACAGAAACAAGATAATGAGAAGAAGAGTTGTAAATGGCAGGTGCTGTGGAATTTGCACCTATGAACAAATGATGTATGTTATAGTTCATCCAAATTCTGTTCTTGCGTTAGATTTTGACCTTAATATAAAACATTCAATTCCAATAGTTGAAAAAAGTTTGAGTCGTATTGCCGTATTCGGAGACCAACTTTATTGTACTGACACGAATGCCAATAGTGTATTCTGTTACAGCAAAGAAGGAGAGAAGTTGTGGTCTTTTAATGACGAGATTCGTTTTCCATTCGGAATTGATATAGATACAAATGGGTATGTGTATGTTGCTTGCAGTAGCAGCAACAGCATTATAACATTGTCCCAAACTGGAACAAAAATAAGAGTTATAAAGTCCAAAGACAGTGGTGTAAACATGCCATTAGCTATAAACATTGATAGAGAATTGTCTGTTCTTTTGTTCAGCAATAATTTGGGCGAATCTTGCCTTCTTTCAATAtga